One Luteibacter aegosomaticola genomic window carries:
- a CDS encoding biotin/lipoyl-binding protein gives MKLTTIIRFAITAVIIVIAAFVGHALWKHYMYSPWTRDGRVRAEIVRIAPDVAGLVTDVKVIDNQTVKKGDLLFVVDKARYINALNQANANLHAAEAAARASGASINAAAASAQQSHANFEMYAAQSDRRQKLINNVISAEDKANAVAVANAAKAGWQAAQASTKQASAAQEQALAAVAQAEVEVASAQLNLDRTEVRAPVDGYVTNLDVRVGDYASAGTARLALIDSHSYWIYGYFEETKLPGLRIGDPVDIRLMSGGVRLQGHVESIARGITDADNPTGTDMLADVNPTFNWVRLAQRVPVRVKIDASQMPQGTVLAAGMTATLVVRPSHPDQVAAR, from the coding sequence ATGAAACTCACCACGATCATCCGCTTCGCCATCACCGCCGTTATCATCGTTATCGCGGCGTTCGTCGGGCACGCGTTGTGGAAGCACTACATGTATTCGCCCTGGACCCGCGACGGCCGTGTGCGCGCGGAGATCGTGCGCATCGCCCCTGATGTGGCGGGCCTGGTGACCGACGTGAAGGTCATCGATAACCAGACGGTGAAGAAGGGCGATCTCCTCTTCGTCGTGGATAAGGCGCGTTACATCAACGCACTGAATCAGGCGAATGCGAACCTTCACGCGGCGGAAGCGGCAGCGCGCGCGTCGGGGGCGAGCATCAATGCCGCGGCTGCCAGCGCGCAGCAGAGCCATGCGAACTTCGAGATGTACGCCGCGCAGTCCGATCGCCGCCAGAAGCTGATCAACAACGTGATCTCGGCCGAAGACAAGGCCAATGCCGTGGCCGTGGCGAATGCCGCCAAGGCAGGCTGGCAGGCGGCGCAGGCGAGCACGAAGCAGGCGTCCGCGGCGCAGGAGCAGGCGCTTGCCGCGGTGGCCCAGGCCGAAGTGGAAGTGGCTTCGGCCCAGCTCAACCTCGATCGCACCGAGGTGCGCGCGCCGGTGGATGGCTATGTGACCAACCTCGACGTGCGCGTGGGCGATTACGCCAGCGCCGGTACCGCGCGTCTCGCCCTGATCGATAGCCACTCGTACTGGATCTACGGTTACTTCGAAGAAACCAAGCTGCCGGGCCTGCGCATCGGCGATCCGGTGGATATCCGCCTGATGAGCGGTGGCGTGCGCCTGCAAGGCCACGTGGAGAGCATCGCCCGCGGTATCACCGATGCGGATAACCCGACCGGCACCGACATGCTGGCCGACGTGAATCCCACCTTCAATTGGGTGCGCCTGGCCCAGCGCGTGCCGGTGCGCGTGAAAATCGATGCGAGCCAGATGCCGCAAGGCACGGTGCTGGCGGCGGGTATGACCGCGACCCTGGTGGTGCGCCCGTCGCACCCCGACCAGGTCGCCGCCCGCTAA
- a CDS encoding GNAT family N-acetyltransferase, with protein sequence MADRLENAWVALEPLALEHVPALEQAAADGDLWDLWFTSVPRPGSMAAYVEKALRGHVEGRMSPWVVREKSSGEIVGTTRYYDITPDPYRVAIGYTWYAKRWQRSHLNTACKHLLLDNAFQNLGVVAVEFHTDAYNQDSQRAIERIGAKREGVLRAHKRREDGSLRDTVCYSILATEWADVDKWLQLRLKRLTP encoded by the coding sequence ATGGCCGATCGCCTGGAAAACGCCTGGGTCGCCCTGGAACCGCTGGCCCTCGAGCACGTCCCCGCGCTGGAGCAGGCCGCGGCCGATGGCGACCTCTGGGACCTCTGGTTCACCTCCGTCCCCCGCCCCGGCAGCATGGCCGCCTACGTCGAGAAAGCCCTGCGCGGGCACGTCGAAGGCCGGATGTCACCGTGGGTGGTCCGTGAGAAGAGCTCCGGCGAGATCGTCGGCACCACCCGCTACTACGACATCACCCCGGACCCGTACCGCGTGGCTATCGGCTACACCTGGTACGCGAAGCGCTGGCAGCGCAGCCACCTGAACACGGCGTGCAAGCACCTGCTGCTGGATAACGCGTTCCAGAACCTGGGCGTGGTCGCCGTGGAATTCCACACCGACGCCTACAACCAGGATTCCCAGCGGGCCATTGAGCGGATCGGCGCCAAGCGCGAGGGCGTGTTGCGCGCCCACAAGCGCCGCGAGGATGGCTCCCTGCGCGATACCGTCTGCTACAGCATCCTCGCCACCGAGTGGGCCGACGTAGACAAGTGGCTACAGCTACGCCTAAAGCGCCTCACACCGTAG
- a CDS encoding YdcH family protein — protein MQVQDPTQLSQRLAELKVEHRDLDAAIEHLAQAISRDELQLTRLKKRKLLLKDAIARIESNLIPDLDA, from the coding sequence ATGCAGGTTCAGGATCCGACCCAGCTATCCCAGCGCCTTGCGGAGCTCAAGGTGGAGCACCGGGACCTCGATGCCGCCATCGAGCACCTCGCCCAGGCCATCAGCCGGGACGAACTCCAGCTGACTCGCCTGAAAAAGCGCAAATTGCTGCTAAAAGACGCGATCGCCCGCATCGAGAGCAACCTGATCCCCGACCTGGACGCCTGA